From a single Ciconia boyciana chromosome 6, ASM3463844v1, whole genome shotgun sequence genomic region:
- the FANCF gene encoding Fanconi anemia group F protein has product MEAVLEQVEQLPALLAVSRSALVRDWDSLTLDRALEWARYFQHLHDRFRTRPRLREALGRRLRRGQPSPLLGFPHLGRCPQLLGLALLENRALPPAACCRLIHSLLQPPGEEAGPEPRSLALLARRKAASRLLALPRGPPRPPEGLEPQLQAEAQLLLSRLREEGQEAEPAGEAAGRLPWLSGVLEQLPQPRAFEVVAAALLLLRQGSGAEQAGGRGRDGNSLDGNQASGTGDGYVAGPLLSWLLGNVERFSAFCLFLPGALLASLAGHYSQLSRPYLDLLTGWGSRLLYDPLQGRWVKSCLDEAELSWEELRERFSCLCQGSALLRGQAQAALKLLKAQDGDFKVCGLSVWTDLLMEVEEYLRKEAEH; this is encoded by the coding sequence ATGGAggccgtgctggagcaggtggagcAGCTGCCCGCTCTCCTGGCCGTCTCCCGCTCCGCGCTGGTGCGGGACTGGGACTCCCTGACCTTGGACAGGGCTCTAGAGTGGGCCCGGTATTTCCAGCACCTCCACGACCGCTTCCGCACTCGGCCTCGGCTCCGGGAGGCTCTggggcggcggctgcggcggggtCAGCCGAGCCCTCTGCTCGGCTTCCCCCACCTGGGACGCTGCCCGCAGCTGCTGGGCCTGGCGCTGCTGGAGAACCGCGCTCTGCCGCCCGCCGCCTGCTGCCGCCTGATCCAcagcctgctgcagcctcccggcGAGGAGGCCGGCCCCGAGCCCCGCAGCCTGGCGCTCCTCGCCCGCCGGAAGGCCGCTTCCCGCCTGCTGGCGCTGCCCCGcggcccgccgcggcccccggaGGGGCTGGAGCCGCAGCTGCAAGCGGAGgcgcagctgctgctgagccggctgcgggaggaggggcaggaggccGAGCCggctggggaggcagcggggcggcTGCCCTGGCTGTCCGGTGTCCTGgagcagctcccccagccccgggcctTCGAGGTGGTGGCGgcggcgctgctgctgctgaggcagGGGAGTGGCGCCGAgcaggctggaggcaggggtCGGGATGGGAACAGCCTAGATGGAAACCAGGCGAGTGGAACAGGAGACGGATACGTTGCCGGGCCCCTGctttcctggctgctggggaaCGTGGAGAGgttttctgccttctgccttttcctcccagGTGCCCTTCTTGCCTCCCTAGCCGGTCACTATTCCCAGTTAAGCAGACCTTATTTGGACCTCTTAACTGGCTGGGGAAGCCGCTTGCTCTATGACCCCTTGCAGGGACGGTGGGTTAAAAGTTGTCTTGATGAAGCTGAATTGTCCTGGGAGGAGCTGAGGGAGCGCTTCAGCTGTCTCTGTCAGGGATCTGCACTACTCAGGGGACAGGCCCAAGCTGCTCTGAAGCTCCTGAAGGCACAGGATGGAGACTTTAAAGTCTGTGGCCTAAGCGTGTGGACTGACTTACTGATGGAAGTAGAGGAATATTTGAGGAAAGAAGCAGAGCACTAA